The following coding sequences lie in one Armatimonadota bacterium genomic window:
- a CDS encoding O-acetylhomoserine aminocarboxypropyltransferase/cysteine synthase, with protein MATTTSKTEPQFETLALHAGFDGDPATKARAVPIYQTTSYLFDNTDHAARLFGLEEFGNIYTRLMNPTTDVLERRVAALHGGSMAVAAASGQAAQTLAITTVVEAGDEVISGSSLYGGTYNLLHYTLPKLGVKVHFVDSSDPESFKAHINERTKLFYGETVGNPKVDQFPIEEVAKIGLAEGIPLMVDNTLPTSYLVRPFDFGAAIVVESLTKFMGGHGTSIGGIAVDSGKFDWGQGRFANFTEPDPSYHGLKLWEVFGDFPGLGNVAFAIKARLQGLRDQGQCISPFNAFLILQGIETLHLRMDRHSENAQRVAEFLATHPAVSWVNYPGLPTNPGHELAKKYHARGKFGAVLGFGVKGGYEPAKKFIDSLEVFSLLANIGDAKSLVIHPASTTHQQLNPEEQLSTGVTSDFIRLSVGIENVEDLIADLDRALALSQGS; from the coding sequence ATGGCGACAACGACCTCCAAGACCGAACCCCAGTTTGAAACCCTGGCCCTCCACGCGGGGTTTGATGGCGATCCCGCGACAAAGGCCCGCGCTGTGCCCATCTATCAGACGACAAGCTATCTGTTCGACAACACCGACCACGCGGCGCGGCTTTTTGGTCTGGAAGAATTCGGCAACATCTACACCCGCCTCATGAATCCGACCACCGACGTTTTGGAGCGCCGAGTTGCCGCATTGCATGGAGGCTCAATGGCGGTTGCGGCAGCAAGCGGCCAAGCCGCGCAGACTTTGGCCATCACCACGGTTGTAGAAGCTGGCGACGAGGTGATTTCCGGCAGCAGCCTTTATGGCGGCACCTATAACTTGCTGCACTACACCTTGCCAAAGCTCGGAGTCAAAGTCCACTTTGTTGACTCCAGCGACCCCGAGAGCTTCAAAGCCCACATCAACGAGCGAACCAAATTGTTCTACGGCGAAACCGTGGGAAACCCGAAAGTCGACCAGTTCCCGATTGAAGAAGTGGCAAAGATCGGTTTGGCCGAGGGAATCCCGCTCATGGTGGACAACACCTTGCCGACATCCTATCTGGTGCGTCCCTTCGACTTCGGTGCGGCGATTGTGGTCGAATCTCTGACCAAGTTCATGGGCGGCCACGGCACCAGCATCGGGGGGATTGCAGTTGATTCCGGGAAATTCGATTGGGGCCAAGGGCGATTTGCCAACTTCACGGAGCCGGATCCCAGCTACCACGGGCTGAAGCTATGGGAGGTGTTTGGCGATTTTCCGGGACTCGGGAACGTCGCCTTTGCAATCAAGGCCCGCTTGCAGGGCCTGCGTGACCAAGGCCAATGCATCTCGCCATTCAATGCATTCCTGATTTTGCAAGGGATCGAGACTTTGCACCTGCGCATGGATCGTCACTCGGAAAACGCCCAAAGGGTTGCGGAGTTCTTGGCTACCCATCCGGCTGTCAGTTGGGTGAACTACCCGGGCTTACCAACCAACCCTGGTCACGAACTGGCCAAGAAGTACCACGCCCGCGGAAAGTTCGGGGCGGTTTTGGGATTCGGGGTCAAAGGGGGGTATGAGCCGGCTAAGAAGTTCATTGATTCCCTTGAGGTCTTTAGCTTGTTGGCCAACATTGGCGACGCCAAATCGCTGGTGATCCACCCGGCGAGTACCACACACCAGCAACTTAACCCGGAAGAACAGCTTTCGACCGGAGTCACCTCGGATTTCATCCGGTTGAGTGTCGGGATCGAAAATGTCGAGGATCTGATTGCCGATTTGGATCGCGCCTTGGCCCTGAGCCAAGGAAGCTGA
- a CDS encoding homocysteine S-methyltransferase family protein, which produces MESAFLARLAQGVVVFDGATGTEFQKLGLGPEAFTLQDCSHLPEAVRRAAGRLGGEFLEGCNEILNFTRPDVVEDIHRQYFEAGSDIVETNSFGSTSIVLGEYGIPELVYETSLASARIARAAADSCATATDPKFVAGGMGPGTKLISLGQTDWATLLETYTDSARGLLDGGVDVLLLETLQDLLMVKAGIIACRDAMEAVGKAVPIIVQVTMEQTGTMLVGSDIAAALNMVECFPEVVAVGMNCATGPAEMAPFVKFLGENSTRPLSIQPNAGLPVMEHGQAVYKLTPEELAAAHERFVEESGAALVGGCCGTTPEHIRQVAGRVKGRPHRSGHWARVQSQFPGFDFRLRTAEQQAAIKLQGVSSLYEFVPYKQDSSILIVGERTNANGSKAFRDMLAAENWDGLTELARELEGEGSHVIDVCTAYVGRNEQQDMQTLLRAYNQHITVPVMVDSTEAPVIETALQTLAGKPIVNSINFEDGEARTRKVLGMCKRYGAAVVALTIDERGMAKSCEDKVAVAERILERTREFGLPDQDVFLDCLTFTLGSGDEEFRNSAVETIRAIAEIKRRHPLVNSILGVSNVSFGLKPAARVILNSVFLHYAQEAGLTAAIVHFSKILPEGRIDPEVWQIAGDLVFDRRRYAETA; this is translated from the coding sequence GTGGAAAGTGCATTCCTCGCCCGTCTTGCCCAAGGCGTCGTCGTTTTTGACGGGGCAACTGGGACGGAATTCCAGAAATTGGGATTGGGGCCGGAGGCTTTTACTTTGCAGGATTGCAGCCACTTGCCCGAAGCTGTCCGGCGTGCGGCGGGGCGTCTTGGTGGCGAATTCCTAGAGGGATGCAATGAGATTTTGAATTTCACGCGCCCCGATGTCGTGGAAGATATCCACCGCCAGTATTTCGAAGCCGGGAGCGATATTGTCGAGACGAACAGCTTTGGTTCGACTTCCATTGTTTTGGGTGAATACGGGATTCCGGAACTGGTCTATGAAACAAGCCTTGCTTCCGCCCGGATTGCCCGGGCGGCGGCGGATTCGTGCGCCACGGCAACCGACCCGAAGTTTGTCGCTGGGGGCATGGGGCCGGGGACAAAGCTCATCAGTCTGGGCCAAACCGACTGGGCCACGCTGTTGGAAACATACACCGACTCGGCCCGTGGGCTTCTTGATGGCGGCGTGGACGTCTTGCTGCTTGAAACCTTGCAAGACCTATTAATGGTCAAGGCGGGCATTATCGCTTGCCGTGACGCCATGGAGGCGGTTGGCAAGGCCGTGCCAATTATTGTGCAAGTGACGATGGAGCAAACCGGCACGATGTTGGTGGGCAGCGACATCGCCGCAGCCTTAAACATGGTTGAGTGCTTTCCGGAAGTCGTCGCGGTGGGGATGAACTGCGCCACCGGGCCCGCCGAAATGGCACCCTTTGTCAAATTCCTCGGCGAAAACTCGACCCGGCCGCTTTCGATCCAGCCCAATGCGGGTCTCCCCGTGATGGAACACGGCCAGGCGGTTTACAAGTTGACTCCGGAGGAACTCGCGGCGGCCCACGAGCGGTTTGTTGAAGAAAGCGGGGCCGCCTTGGTCGGCGGATGCTGTGGAACCACCCCCGAGCACATCCGGCAGGTTGCCGGACGGGTGAAAGGCCGGCCGCATCGTTCTGGCCACTGGGCAAGAGTCCAAAGCCAGTTCCCAGGGTTCGACTTCCGCCTCCGCACAGCCGAACAGCAGGCGGCAATCAAACTCCAGGGGGTTTCAAGCCTTTACGAATTCGTGCCTTACAAACAAGACAGCAGCATTTTGATCGTCGGCGAACGGACGAATGCCAATGGCAGCAAGGCGTTTCGCGACATGCTTGCCGCCGAGAACTGGGATGGATTGACCGAATTGGCCCGTGAACTTGAAGGCGAGGGCTCTCACGTGATCGACGTCTGCACGGCCTACGTCGGCCGCAACGAGCAACAGGATATGCAAACACTGTTGCGGGCGTATAACCAGCACATAACGGTTCCGGTGATGGTGGATTCCACTGAGGCCCCGGTCATCGAAACCGCACTGCAAACCCTAGCGGGCAAACCGATCGTCAATTCGATCAATTTTGAGGATGGGGAGGCGCGAACACGGAAAGTGTTGGGGATGTGCAAAAGGTATGGGGCCGCCGTCGTCGCCCTCACAATCGACGAGCGTGGCATGGCCAAATCGTGCGAGGACAAGGTTGCCGTCGCCGAGCGGATTCTTGAGAGGACCCGCGAATTCGGGCTGCCCGACCAGGATGTGTTCCTGGATTGCCTGACGTTCACGCTCGGGTCGGGCGACGAAGAGTTCCGCAATTCGGCCGTCGAGACGATCCGGGCGATCGCCGAAATCAAGCGGCGGCACCCCCTCGTCAATTCGATCCTCGGCGTGAGCAATGTGAGCTTCGGCCTTAAGCCGGCCGCCCGGGTCATCTTGAACTCGGTGTTCTTGCACTATGCTCAAGAAGCGGGTTTGACAGCGGCGATCGTCCACTTCAGCAAGATCTTGCCGGAAGGCCGCATCGATCCTGAGGTTTGGCAAATAGCCGGCGATTTGGTCTTTGACCGGCGCCGCTATGCCGAAACTGCTTGA
- a CDS encoding SLBB domain-containing protein yields MLILCAVGIAFGQAPVIKPGDTVQLIALEEGSINRDYKVTADGLILVDFLGAVKVAGLTEEQAAAKISKQLVDEKIVKVATVRVKIVNPQARMVKFTGAVKVPAETPWREGLKLSDIIRLAETLPETDLAKIQVKSESGEIQIADTTKGEDPVLKPGDEVTFFTKSAQPQDPINPPVNPPVKAGQVTAEGSVVLPGTYDISPNLTVGEFLVRCGGFTATADLQSVTLERGGAKRTLTLPADREFPLLAGDIVRVGERRRPKMFVILDGAVRNPGRYEIEEGAKLSEVIQLAGGFTQSARTNRIRIFSTGNEKPREINYDDILLGYRGDQELKPGQTIEVPGAALQEGLHIDQKTRRIAGAIALLFLFAP; encoded by the coding sequence ATGCTGATCCTGTGTGCGGTCGGCATTGCCTTCGGTCAGGCCCCCGTCATCAAGCCGGGCGACACCGTCCAGTTGATCGCCCTTGAAGAGGGATCCATCAACCGTGACTACAAAGTCACCGCCGATGGGCTGATCCTCGTCGATTTCCTTGGGGCCGTCAAAGTGGCCGGGCTTACCGAAGAGCAAGCAGCGGCGAAAATCTCCAAGCAACTGGTCGATGAAAAAATTGTGAAAGTGGCCACCGTCCGGGTCAAAATAGTCAACCCGCAAGCTCGCATGGTCAAATTCACCGGAGCGGTCAAGGTTCCCGCCGAGACCCCATGGCGGGAAGGACTCAAGCTCTCCGACATCATTCGACTGGCCGAAACCCTGCCCGAAACCGACCTCGCGAAAATCCAGGTCAAGTCAGAATCTGGCGAGATTCAGATTGCCGACACAACCAAAGGAGAGGATCCAGTTTTGAAGCCCGGGGACGAAGTCACCTTCTTCACCAAGTCGGCACAGCCGCAAGATCCAATCAACCCGCCAGTGAACCCCCCGGTCAAGGCTGGGCAAGTCACGGCAGAAGGCTCAGTTGTCTTACCTGGAACCTATGACATCTCCCCCAATCTCACCGTCGGCGAATTTCTCGTCCGTTGCGGGGGATTCACCGCCACGGCCGACCTGCAGAGCGTCACATTGGAACGGGGCGGGGCAAAACGGACTCTGACGCTGCCCGCCGACCGAGAATTTCCGCTACTCGCCGGCGACATTGTGCGGGTGGGGGAAAGGCGCCGGCCAAAAATGTTCGTTATCCTCGACGGAGCCGTCAGGAATCCAGGCCGGTATGAAATAGAAGAGGGGGCGAAGCTGAGCGAGGTCATCCAACTTGCCGGAGGGTTCACCCAATCGGCCCGCACAAACCGGATCAGGATCTTTTCGACGGGCAACGAGAAACCAAGGGAAATCAATTACGATGATATCCTTTTGGGGTACCGGGGTGACCAAGAACTCAAACCCGGACAAACCATCGAAGTTCCGGGAGCTGCCCTCCAAGAAGGACTGCATATCGACCAGAAGACCCGGCGGATCGCCGGGGCCATCGCCTTGCTGTTCTTGTTTGCGCCATAG
- a CDS encoding D-alanyl-D-alanine carboxypeptidase family protein translates to MPWDRTKGRPEPIRALNRIKESENGEPLVHLASGSPSVRIARPTVIPYLRQTVAEMLETAARRLPPGYHLGVVDAWRPFDRQVKIYKWLWESLEKARPDLPYASKRRIVNRFVAPVDQPAPPGHTTGAAVDVWLFDPDNVEVDVTSPFERLAGAPTYVFGLEARAHQNRMILVEAMLSAGFSNCRDEWWHYSYGDAGWAVRMDLQECFYGRIDLDPGIYAENEAEWNEKLLSRVNPFLQEGAPAARRPKPNRSAG, encoded by the coding sequence ATGCCGTGGGACAGGACGAAGGGCAGGCCCGAACCGATCAGGGCCCTGAACCGGATCAAAGAATCCGAGAACGGAGAGCCCCTCGTCCATTTGGCTTCCGGATCGCCAAGTGTCCGCATTGCCAGGCCGACAGTGATCCCCTATCTCCGACAGACCGTGGCCGAGATGTTGGAAACGGCCGCCCGGCGGCTCCCCCCTGGCTACCACCTGGGCGTGGTGGACGCATGGCGCCCCTTTGACCGGCAAGTCAAGATTTACAAGTGGCTTTGGGAATCATTGGAAAAAGCCCGGCCAGACCTGCCCTATGCTTCCAAACGGCGAATTGTGAACCGGTTTGTCGCCCCGGTCGACCAACCTGCCCCCCCGGGGCACACCACCGGCGCGGCGGTCGACGTCTGGCTTTTCGACCCTGACAACGTGGAAGTTGACGTCACCTCGCCATTCGAGAGGTTGGCGGGGGCGCCGACTTACGTCTTTGGCCTGGAAGCCCGTGCCCACCAGAACCGAATGATTCTTGTTGAAGCGATGCTTTCCGCCGGGTTCAGCAATTGCCGTGACGAATGGTGGCACTATAGCTATGGCGATGCTGGCTGGGCCGTCCGCATGGACCTCCAAGAGTGCTTCTATGGGCGGATCGACCTCGATCCCGGGATCTATGCCGAGAACGAGGCCGAATGGAACGAAAAGCTTCTGAGCCGGGTCAACCCGTTTTTGCAGGAGGGCGCGCCTGCTGCAAGGCGGCCCAAACCCAATCGGTCGGCGGGTTAG
- a CDS encoding BMP family ABC transporter substrate-binding protein, translating to MRSSTIARPWAAWAMTSLFVVGTLGLFAGCTPPGEKPDDTPGNTQPATQDGKKPEGKLKVGIVFDSGGIGDKSFNDSAWAGIQKAEKEFGIEVSKIESKVEKDYEPNLTAMADDGNDLVIAVGLAQGKALEKVAKQYPDTKFAIVDGFVTADNVRMLHFSEEQGSYLVGYIAGKMTKTGKVGFVGGEALDLIKKFQYGFQAGVKAANAKAEILPPKYTGSWENIDEAKIAANLLFDSGADIVYHAAGRAGLGVIQAAKERKKFAIGVDRDQDDEAPGFVLTSMVKNVDAAVYETIKDMVDGKFTAGEVSYDVAHGGVGISALRFTKDMIGPDVLAEIEAIKQKIADGSLKVPSTEAEYAAFKPE from the coding sequence ATGCGAAGCTCGACCATCGCCCGACCTTGGGCGGCATGGGCCATGACATCCCTGTTCGTGGTGGGAACCCTAGGCCTATTTGCCGGTTGCACCCCCCCTGGCGAAAAGCCCGATGACACACCTGGCAATACCCAGCCAGCCACCCAAGATGGCAAGAAGCCGGAAGGCAAACTCAAAGTCGGGATCGTCTTCGACAGCGGCGGGATCGGGGACAAATCGTTCAACGATTCGGCGTGGGCCGGCATCCAAAAGGCTGAAAAAGAGTTTGGGATCGAAGTCAGCAAGATCGAAAGTAAAGTCGAAAAGGACTACGAGCCAAACCTAACCGCCATGGCGGACGATGGCAACGACCTGGTGATCGCCGTCGGTCTGGCCCAGGGCAAAGCCCTTGAAAAAGTCGCCAAGCAATACCCCGACACCAAGTTCGCCATTGTCGACGGTTTTGTCACCGCCGATAACGTTCGGATGCTCCACTTCAGTGAGGAGCAGGGCTCCTACCTCGTCGGGTACATCGCCGGCAAAATGACCAAGACCGGCAAAGTCGGCTTCGTCGGCGGCGAGGCCCTAGACCTCATCAAGAAGTTCCAATATGGATTCCAGGCCGGAGTGAAAGCCGCCAACGCCAAAGCCGAGATCTTGCCGCCCAAATACACCGGGAGTTGGGAAAACATCGACGAGGCCAAAATCGCCGCCAACCTTCTGTTCGATAGCGGCGCCGACATCGTCTATCATGCCGCGGGCCGGGCCGGCCTTGGCGTGATCCAAGCCGCTAAGGAACGCAAAAAATTCGCCATTGGCGTCGACCGGGATCAAGACGACGAAGCCCCTGGTTTTGTCCTCACTTCAATGGTCAAAAATGTCGATGCCGCCGTCTATGAGACCATCAAAGACATGGTCGATGGCAAGTTCACCGCGGGTGAAGTTAGTTACGATGTCGCCCATGGCGGCGTCGGCATCAGTGCCTTGCGATTTACCAAAGATATGATCGGTCCCGATGTCCTTGCGGAAATCGAAGCGATCAAACAAAAAATCGCCGACGGGTCGCTCAAAGTCCCCAGCACAGAAGCCGAATATGCGGCGTTCAAGCCTGAATAG